A genomic window from Lycium barbarum isolate Lr01 chromosome 4, ASM1917538v2, whole genome shotgun sequence includes:
- the LOC132637739 gene encoding uncharacterized protein LOC132637739, giving the protein MNLKGVRTSSNLDPSSKKAIVEKRLESLCKQANELSILYGIKIGLIVFAPGENNPYTWPSSAKAKDIVGEYLACPEDKRLNNFFNHEKHCQFAESAREDYINKIEQMVEEMEMENLFNQLVEGAKAFNELGVREINGLKKLFDVKRVKLEERKKTLNEDVEK; this is encoded by the coding sequence atgaatcTGAAAGGGGTTAGGACCAGTAGTAATCTCGATCCAAGTTCAAAAAAGGCCATCGTAGAAAAAAGATTAGAATCACTATGTAAACAGGCAAATGAATTATCTATTCTATATGGTATAAAAATCGGTCTGATTGTTTTTGCACCTGGAGAAAACAATCCCTATACTTGGCCCTCTTCAGCCAAGGCTAAAGATATAGTCGGGGAATATTTAGCTTGCCCCGAGGATAAAAGGTTGAATAATTTTTTCAATCATGAAAAGCACTGTCAATTTGCGGAGAGTGCTCGGGAAGATTATATTAATAAAATAGAGCAAATGGTTGAGGAAATGGAAATGGAGAACCTCTTCAACCAACTTGTTGAGGGAGCAAAAGCATTTAATGAACTTGGTGTTAGAGAAATTAATGGTTTGAAAAAGCTATTTGATGTTAAGAGGGTCAAACTTGAGGAAAGGAAGAAAACACTTAATGAAGATGTTGAAAAATAA
- the LOC132637740 gene encoding agamous-like MADS-box protein AGL80 produces the protein MNLKGVRTSSNLDPSSKKAIIEKRLESLRKQANELSILCGIEIGLIVFAPGENNPYTWPSSAKAKDIVREYLACPEDKRLNNLFNLEKHLQLAVNAREDYINKIEQMVEEMEIETLFNQLVEGAKTFNELGVREINGLKKLFAVKRIKLEERKKTLNEDVEKEIGSNEQIVGEETDGHP, from the coding sequence atgaatcTGAAAGGGGTTAGGACCAGTAGTAATCTCGATCCAAGTTCAAAAAAGGCCATCATAGAAAAAAGATTAGAATCACTACGTAAGCAGGCAAATGAATTATCTATTTTATGTGGTATAGAAATCGGTCTGATTGTTTTTGCTCCTGGAGAAAACAATCCCTATACTTGGCCCTCTTCAGCCAAGGCTAAAGATATAGTCAGGGAATATTTAGCTTGCCCCGAGGATAAAAGGTTGAATAATTTGTTCAATCTTGAAAAGCACCTTCAATTAGCAGTGAATGCTCGGGAAGATTATATTAATAAAATAGAGCAAATGGTTGAGGAAATGGAAATTGAGACCCTCTTCAACCAACTTGTTGAGGGAGCAAAAACATTTAATGAACTTGGTGTTAGAGAAATTAATGGTTTGAAAAAGCTATTTGCTGTTAAGAGGATCAAACTTGAGGAAAGGAAGAAAACGCTTAATGAAGATGTTGAAAAAGAAATTGGTTCTAATGAACAAATTGTAGGAGAAGAGACTGATGGGCATCCTTAG
- the LOC132637741 gene encoding agamous-like MADS-box protein AGL80 — protein MNLKGVRTSSNLDPSSKKDIIEKRLESLRKQANELSILCGIEIGLIVFAPGENNPYTWPSSAKAKDIVREYLACPEDKRLNNLFNLEKHLHLAVNAREDYINKIEKMVEEMEIETLFNQLVEGAKTFNELGVREINGLKKLFAVKRIKLEERKKTLNEDVEKEIGSNEQIIGEETDGHP, from the coding sequence atgaatcTGAAAGGGGTTAGAACCAGTAGTAATCTCGATCCAAGTTCAAAAAAGGACATCATAGAAAAAAGATTAGAATCACTACGTAAGCAGGCAAATGAATTATCTATTCTATGTGGTATAGAAATCGGTCTGATTGTTTTTGCTCCTGGAGAAAACAATCCCTATACTTGGCCCTCTTCAGCCAAGGCTAAAGATATAGTCAGGGAATATTTAGCTTGCCCCGAGGATAAAAGGTTGAATAATTTGTTCAATCTTGAAAAGCACCTTCATTTAGCGGTGAATGCTCGGGAAGATTATATTAATAAAATAGAGAAAATGGTTGAGGAAATGGAAATTGAGACCCTCTTCAACCAACTTGTTGAGGGAGCAAAAACATTTAATGAACTTGGTGTTAGAGAAATTAATGGTTTGAAAAAGCTATTTGCTGTTAAGAGGATCAAACTTGAGGAAAGGAAGAAAACACTTAATGAAGATGTTGAAAAAGAAATTGGTTCTAATGAACAAATTATTGGAGAAGAGACTGATGGGCATCCTTAG
- the LOC132637742 gene encoding agamous-like MADS-box protein AGL80 — translation MNLKGVRTSSNLDPCLKKAIIEKRLESLRKQANELSILCGIEIGLIVFAPGENNPYTWPSSAKAKDIVREYLACPEDKRLNNLFNHEKHLQLAVNVREDYINKIERMVEEMEMENLFNQLVEGEKTFNELGVREINDLKKLFVVKRIKLEERKKTLNEDVEKEIGSNEKIVGEETDGHP, via the coding sequence atgaatcTAAAAGGGGTTAGGACCAGTAGTAATCTCGATCCATGTTTAAAAAAGGCCATCATAGAAAAAAGATTAGAATCACTACGTAAGCAGGCAAATGAATTATCTATTTTATGTGGTATAGAAATCGGTCTAATTGTTTTTGCTCCTGGAGAAAACAATCCCTATACTTGGCCCTCTTCAGCCAAGGCTAAAGATATAGTCAGGGAATATTTAGCTTGCCCCGAGGATAAAAGGTTGAATAATTTGTTCAATCATGAAAAGCACCTTCAATTAGCGGTGAATGTTCGGGAAGATTATATTAATAAAATAGAGCGAATGGTTGAGGAAATGGAAATGGAGAACCTCTTCAACCAACTTGTTGAGGGAGAAAAAACATTTAATGAACTTGGTGTTAGAGAAATTAATGATTTGAAAAAGCTATTTGTTGTTAAGAGGATCAAACTTGAGGAAAGGAAGAAAACACTTAATGAAGATGTTGAAAAAGAAATTGGTTCTAATGAAAAAATTGTTGGAGAAGAGACTGATGGGCATCCTTAG